The nucleotide sequence ATATCCTTCGTCACCCCGAACTGTTAAAGATAAATGAATTTGGTATCGAAGACTTTAGAGTGTACCCCTCGCAAGATGATTTCTCCGACCATAATATTCTTAGTAATGCCTTTTTCTATATGCCTTTTGATGATGAAGACGAGCCATACAGGGTACTCAAAACGAGTTTCTACGACCGCGATATGAACCCTTATACGCTTGAAATACGCACCTCTACGGTAGAAAAAGACGATTTGCTGTTTAATTTAGCCATTGCGCTGGGGGTATTGTATGTGGTGTTGGTACTCTCAATGTATCTTGTCAATCTGTTAGTTATCAATAAAATATGGAAGCCTTTCAAGGGGATACTCACAGCTATTCGCCAATATGAAGTAGGAAATAAAACCAAACTACAACCTATCGTTACCGATGTGATTGAGTTCAACGTGTTGCACGACAATATCCAGCAAATGTGGCAACGCAACGAAGTAGTATTTGAAGAACAGAAAGTGTTTATTGAGAACGCTTCACACGAATTGCAAACACCCTTAGCTATTACTCTCAACAAATTAGAACTATTAGCCGATGACCCTTCACTGACCGAAAAGCAATTAGTTCAGCTTAGTGAAGTCAAGCAGTCACTAATGCGAATGACTCATTTAAACAAGTCGCTACTGATGCTCACCCGCATAGAAAATCACCAATACAAGCAAGCTGAGAGCATATCGTTTCAAGCGCTCACAGCAACTATTATAGAAGATCTCAGTGATTTAATAGCCTTTAAAGAATTGAAAATTACGGTGAAAGAAGATAGTGATTTTCAAGTGGAAATGAATAAGGATTTGGCAACGGTATTCGTGTCGAACTTATTGCGCAATGCCATTAAATACACCGAAAAGGGAAGGGAGATACAAGTCCGTTTAGAAGAAAACTGTTTTCAAGTGAAGAATACTGCCAAAGACGGAATACGCTTACACCCCAACAAGATTTTCCAGCGCTTCCACAAAGGGCAGCAGGACGCTACTTCCACCGGCTTAGGCTTAGCTATTGTAAAGTCTATTGCCGATAGTTATCAATTGCAGGTGAAGTATAGTTTTGAAGAGGAAATGCACTGTTTTACTTTAAAGAAGAAATAAAAAACAAAGGCTGTCCGAAAAACTATAACAGCATAAACTTTTCAGACAGCCTTTAATCATTAACCACTAATCATTAACCATTAATAAGATAGGGCAGTGGTCGCTATGTTTAGCCTCGGGGAGAATAAGTGCGCGCTCCATACGGTTTTCTAAGGGAGCAGATACCAAGTGATAATCGATGCGCCAACCCTTGTTATTGTTGCGAGCATTCGCGCGATAGCTCCACCACGAGTACTGATGTGCTTCTTTGTGGAAATAGCGAAAACTATCAATAAAACCACTCTTCATAAACTTATCCAACCACTCGCGTTCTATCGGAAGAAAGCCCGATACATTGGCATTTCGTATGGGGTCGTGAATGTCTATCGCCTCGTGACAGATGTTATAGTCGCCACAAATAACGAGGTTAGGCACCTTCTGTTTCAGTTTGTCTATGTACTTTTTAAAGTCAGCCATAAAAGTCAGTTTGAAGTCAAGGCGGTCAGGGTTTGTACCTGAGGGCAAGTACAGACTCATTACTGATAGCGTCTCAAAATCGGCGCGAAGCACCCGTCCTTCCTTATCCATATAGTCGATACCCGTACCTATTTCCACGTGCTTAGGTTCTATTTTAGAGAGTATCGCTACGCCACTATAACCTTTCTTCTCTGCACTGTGGTAATACTGATATTTATAGCCCAATTCCGAAAAAACTTCCGTAGGGATTTGGTCTTCTGTGGCTTTAATCTCTTGTAAGCACAACACATCGGGGTTAGCGCTTTTCAGCCACTCGGCAAAGCCTTTCGTAAGCGCTGCCCTAATGCCATTTACGTTATAACTGATAATTTTCATTAGTAGCCCGTTCCTTTTTCTCCTTTTAAGATAGCAATACCGTTCGATGTGCCAATGCGTTGTACCCCTAAGTTCACGTACTGCATAGCTGTTTCGTAGTCGCGTATACCTCCTGAGGCTTTTATTTTTGCCTTGTCTTGCACACATTCTTTCATTAGTTTCACATCAGCAAGGGTAGCCCCTCCTGAGCCAAATCCTGTAGAGGTCTTTACAAAATCCGCTTTAGCATCAAGAGCCATACGGCAAGCCAAGCGTTTTTCTTCGTCAGTGAGGTAGCAGGTTTCGAGGATTACTTTTAGCACTCTATTCTCACCTACACAGCGTTTCAGCGATATAATTTCGTCTAACGCTTTGTTCACTTCACCAGATTTTAACAAGCCTACGTTTAGCACCATATCAATCTCGTCGGCACCATCGGAGAGAGCTTCACCCGTCTCAAAGTATTTTGCTTTAGCCGACATTGCTCCTAAGGGAAAGCCTACCACGCTACACACCTTGATATCAGTGCCTGCTAAAAATTTCTTAGCTGTTGTTACATAACAGCTATTCACACATACCGAATAAAAATCGTACTCCACTGCTTCTTTGCAAAGGGTCTCAATATCCGCAATGGTAGCCGTTGCTTTTAGAAGCGTGTGGTCAATTAGTTTGTTTAATTCCATATTGTTTTAGTTAAAAGTTAAAACTGAAAAGAGTCCAACCGATTCTTTTCTATTTGTCAATTCTTATTTGTTCTTACACTCGTGTTATTACAACTTTCTTCTTAACAGTTGTAAGTAAAGAGAAGTCTAACGCACTTACTTCTGTTTCAAATCTTACAATTTCTGCCTGCGTAGCTCTAAATATTTTTGGCAAAGGTAGATATTTTTTTTCTAACAGCAAAGATAGTAAAGCGAATCTAAGAATTAAAAAGAGTGATTATCTCTGATTTACAATATCGTGATTGCTTTTGCGTCACATCTCTCGTCATTCATCATTCGTTATTTCTTCTCTTTTTCCCGTCACATTTCCCCTAGTGCCTATGGCCTAAGGCCTAGCACCTCTTCCTCTTTCTTTCGCCTCGAAACCCCGTTTTTAACATTTTTAGCGTTGTTGTATTATATTATGAATCAACTATTTATATACCCTTTCTATACCAATCGTCCAAGATTCGTATAAGCTTCCTATAAGCTCTCTATAAGCTAACCCCACCCTTCTTACACCCTTTTTTCACTAAAAATCCTCCCAACTCACTTTTTATATTTTTCGTTTTCCTCCGATAACTCAGACTAGTCCAATTTGTCCGACAAGTCAGACCCGTCAAAAAAACTTTTTATCACTACCCATTTGCTAATTTCCAAATTTCCTAATTCTCTAATTCTCTAATTTTCTCATTTTCTAATTTTATTTATCTATTATAAAATTTGCTCATTAATAAATTAATTCATACCTTTGCACCCTTGATTCGATAATAAAATTATGGCAGAAGAATTATATAACGAACAACAAAATTCAGCTGAATATTCGGCAGACAATATCCAATCCCTTGAAGGAATGGAACACGTGCGTATGCGCCCCTCAATGTACATCGGCGATGTGGGTACGCGCGGGTTACACCACCTTGTATACGAGGTGCTCGATAACTCTATCGACGAAGCGCTCGCAGGCTATTGCGATACTATTTCGGTAACCATTAATGAGGATAATTCTATCACCGTGGAAGACAACGGTCGCGGTATCCCAGTAGATGTCCACAAGAAAGAAGGCGTTTCTGCCCTTCAAGTGGTAATGACTAAAATCGGTGCCGGAGGTAAGTTCGACAAGGGTTCTTATAAGGTATCAGGTGGTTTGCACGGGGTAGGAGTTTCCTGCGTAAATGCCCTTTCCGACCATCTTACTGCTACCGTATACCGCGACGGCAAAATATGGCAACAAGAGTACCAACGCGGGGTAGCGATGTACCCTGTAAAACAAGTGGGCAACACCGATAAACGCGGTACTAAGGTTACTTTCCACCCCGATGAAGTAATTTTTGAACAAACTATTGAATACAAATACGATACCCTCGCAGCCCGTATTCGCGAGCTCGCTTATTTAAATAAAGGAATTACTATCACCCTTACCGACCTTCGTAACAAAGACGAAAAAGGTAACTTTATCACCGAAAAATTCTATTCACAAAACGGACTAAAAGAGTTCGTTAAATTCCTCGATGGCAACCGTATGCCTATCATCGGAAACGTGATAGCTATGGACGGTGAAAAGAACGGTATCCCTGTGGAGGTCGCTATGATTTACAACGATTCATATAACGAGAACCTACACTCTTACGTTAATAATATCAATACTTCTGAAGGAGGTACTCACTTGCAAGGTTTCCGTATGGGGCTCACTCGTACCCTCAAAGCCTATGCCGATAAATCAGGCTTGCTCGAGAAGATGAGTAAAGATAAAAAGAACCCTGTGGAGATTGAAGGTGATGACTTCCGTGAAGGGCTTACCGCTGTCATTTCGGTAAAAGTAGCCGAACCTCAATTCGAAGGACAGACAAAAACCAAACTCGGTAACCGCGAAGTAACCTCAGCCGTATCTCAAGCCGTAGGACAAATGCTCGAAGATTATCTCGAAGAAAATCCTAACGATGCCAAAACCATTGTCGAGAAAGTGATTTTGGCTGCCCAAGCACGTCAAGCAGCACGCAAAGCTCGTGAGATGGTACAACGTAAGAGCGTGATGAGTGGTGGCGGTCTTCCTGGTAAACTCGCCGACTGTTCTGAAGAAGATCCAGAAAAATGCGAACTTTTCCTTGTCGAAGGAGACTCAGCGGGCGGTACAGCTAAACAAGGACGTAACAAAGATATCCAAGCGATACTACCCCTCAGAGGTAAAATCCTCAACGTCGAAAAAGCAATGCAACACAAGGTGTTCGATAGCGATGAAATTAAGAATATCTATACCGCTTTGGGTGTAACTGTGGGTACTGAGGAAGATGCCAAAGCTCTTAATTTGAGCAAGCTCCGTTACCACAAAGTGATTATTATGTGTGATGCCGATGTAGACGGTTCGCACATCACTACTCTTATCCTTACGTTCTTCTTCCGCTATATGCGCGAACTTATAGAGAACGGACACGTGTATATTGCCACACCACCGCTCTATTTAGTAAAAAGCAAAAACAGCAAACGCGAAGAGTACGCTTGGAACGACAAACAACGCGATGCCCTTTCAGCTGAAATGGGCAATGTGAATATCCAGCGTTATAAAGGTTTGGGTGAAATGAACGATCACCAGTTGTGGGATACCACGATGAATCCCGAACACCGCACCCTTCGCCAAGTAACCATCGACAACGCTACTGAAGCCGACCGCGTATTCTCTATGCTGATGGGTGATGAAGTACCACCACGTCGTGAGTTCATCGAGAAAAACGCTAAGTACGCTAAAATTGATGCGTAGTTATAGTATAACAAGCAATAAAAAAGCGCAACACTTGGTTACAAGTGTTGCGCTTTTTTTTAACCATTAACGTTAACCTTTTATCATTGTAGCAAGTTTTTCTCCGGTATATTCATCTATTTGAGTGAGAACTTCGTCTATTACCGAAGCCTCTTTGCCATCTTCGCTCCACAAGCCTCCTTTGAAGTAGAGTTTATCATCTTTAAACTCAGCAAAAGCTCCAATAGGTGCTGTACACCCACCTTCTAAAGCGCGAAGAAAATCGCGTTCTAACTGAGTAGCTATATAAGTATAATCGTCGTGGAGAGGGAGTAGTTTTTTCTGCAAGGCTACGTTATCCTCGCGCACCACCACTACGATAGCTCCTTGCGCAGGTGCAGGTAGCATCCAATCCAGCACCAAGTGTTTTTCAGGTAATTTATTAATGCGTTCCAAGCCCGCAGCAGCAAAGATAGCCCCATTCCAAGGGTTATCGGTGAGTTTTTGCAAGCGGGTATTTACATTTCCCCTTAAACTCTCTATATTATGATGCGGGTAGCGGTGTAACCATTGCGCCTTGCGTCGTAAACTGCTGGTGGCTATAGTTGCTATTTCAGCCTCCAAAAACGAAAGGTCACCCTTGTATACTAATACATCGTGAGGATTTCCGCGCTTGAGCACTGCCCCTACCGCAATTCCTTCAGGTAAAGCCGTGGGTACGTCCTTCATACTATGTACGGCAATATCTATTTCGCCATTGAGCAAGGCAATATCCAGCGCTTTGGTAAAGATACCGGTAACCCCCATTTCGTAGAGCGGTTTGCTTAGCTCTATATCTCCGTGAGATTTAGTGCTTACTATCTCAGTGGGATAACCTAAGGTTTTTAATTGGTTTTGTACCGTTTTAGCTTGCCAGAGAGCCAACTCACTATCGCGTGTACCTATGCGTATGGTGTTCATTGTATTGAATTTAGAGCGACAAAAGTACAAAATAATTATCAATTAGCAATTGAGAATTGATAAATTTGCTAATTACCAAATTATTTGTATCTTTGCCCAAAACAAGACAATATTAATATGCTAAAATTACATATTACAAACGAAACTGATCAATTAGAAACTGTGATTTTAGGCACAGCTACTAGCAATGGTCCTACGCCAAAGCTCGAAGAAGCCTACGACCCTAAATCGGCGGAGCATATCAAAGCGGGTACTTATCCCATAGAAAAGGATATGGTTGCTGAAATGGACGCTTTTTGTGCAGTGCTCCAAAAATACGGCGTAACCGTTTATCGCCCTGAAATCATTACTGATTGCAACCAGATATTCACTCGCGATATCGGTTTTGTGATTGAAGATACTTTTATCAAAGCTAATATACTACCCGATAGACAAGAAGAATTTCAGGCTATTGAGTACATCGTAAACCAAATAGACCCTAAAAAAGTGATAACCCCTCCTGCTGATGTACATATTGAAGGGGGCGATGTAATGCCCTGGAACGACCATATTTTCATAGGGACTTATAAAGGGGAAGATTATAAACAGCAAATCACAGCTCGTACTAATGTAGCAGGGGTGGCTTTTATCCAAAAGCTCTTTCCTCAGAAAAAGGTAAAGGAGTTTGATTTGGTGAAATCACAAACTGAGGCGCGCGATAATGCCCTCCACCTCGACTGTTGCTTCCAACCGATTGGTAAAGACAAAGGAATTATCTACAAAGGCGGTTTCCGCTGTGAAGCTGATTATCAGTATTTGGTAGACCTCTTTGGCAAAGAGAATCTCTTTCATATAGAGCGAGAGGAAATGTACCATATGTTTAGCAACATCTTTTCTATCAGCCCAGAGGTGGTGGTTTCTGAAAAGAATTTTACACGCTTGAATAACTGGTTGCGCTCACAAGGTTTTACCGTAGAGGAAATACCATATGCCGAGATTGCCAAACAAGAGGGATTGCTAAGGTGCTCTACTTTGCCTCTCAGTCGCTGTGGCAATTAACAAATAACCAAAATGATAAAAAGACTAATTATTTAGATTGTTTACATATTTTATTTTTTTAGAATAAAAGTTCGTCGTATCTTATGTGATTTGCGGCGAACTTATTATTTTTGCGCTTGCGAAACACAACTACTGATAGTATCAATTACTAAAAAACTATGACACAACCTACTATATCTAAGAATAAAACCTTTTACTGCATTGGACTCAGCTACCAGAAAGCTGATGCAACGATGCGTGGAATGTTTAGTCTTACCCCTGAAAACAAAGACCAATTGCTCTCCCAAGCTAAAAGTGAAGGCTTTGAGGAGCTATTGGTAATTTCTACTTGTAATCGTACGGAGCTCTATGGTTATGCCGAACACCCTTTTCAGCTGATACAACTGCTCTGTGAAAATTCTAATGGGTCGGTAGATGATTTTCAGAAAGTGGGTTATGTAACAAAGAACAAAGAGGCTGTGCATCATCTTTTTGAAGTAGGGACAGGTTTAGATAGCCAGATTCTTGGGGACTTTGAGATTATAGGGCAGATAAAACAAGCCTTTAATCTCTCGCGCGACAAAGGTCTCGCCAAAGCCTTTTTGGAGCGATTGATGAATTCTGTTATTAACGCCAGTAAGCGTATCAAGAACGAGACGGCGCTTTCTTCAGGGGCAGCCTCAGTATCGTTTACGGCGGTGCAGTATATTATGCAGAATATACCTGAGGTGTCGCAAAAGAATATTCTTCTATTTGGTGTAGGCAAGATAGGTCGCAATACGTGCGAAAACCTCATCAAGCACACTCAAAACGAACATATTACTCTTATCAATCGCACACGCGAGAAAGCAGAACAAATAGCGGGTAAGTTTAATGTAATAGTTAAAGATTTTAACGAGTTACGAAATGAAATTAGCAAAGCAGATGTACTCATAGTCGCCACAGGGGCTGCTACTCCTACGGTGTATAAAGATTTTATCAATCCGGCTCAACCGATACTCATTTTAGACCTTTCTATTCCTAAGAACGTGGAGGAACAAGTGGCAACACTCCCCAATGTAACCCTTTTGCATATGGACGAGCTTTCTAAGCGCAAAGACGAAGCCTTAGAGCGTAGAAAAGAAGCGATTCCACAGGCTTTGGAGATTGTAGAAGAGGTAAAAGAAGAGTTTTTCCAATGGTTAGACAACCGCAAGTTTGCGCCTACTATCAAAGCGTTAAAAGCGAAGCTTGAAAGCCTTAAAGAAGCTGAAATGGACTTCCAGCGAAAGAAAATCGAAAACTTTAACGAGCAACAAGCTGAAATGATAAGTAACCGCATCATTCAGAAGATAACTACACAATTTGTAAACCACTTGAAAGATACCTCGTCAGTAGATGAAAGTATCAGTTGGGTACAAGAGGTGTTTCAGTTAGAAGTATAAGACATCTAATAAGAAAAATAAAAAAGACTGCTAAACAGCAGTCTTTTTTATTTTTTAAGTATTCAGATAAGGATAATCAAAATTTATTTAGAAGACGGATTCGTTGTCAATAAGTTTTAAAACATTTAAGTATTTAGAGGAGCTGAGGTATTTTGCATCGTCGTAATAAGCAAAAATCATTGTTTTTTCTTTGATAGTTTCAATGACTTGTTTATATATATTTTCAGGCAATACAGGGCAACCTAAACTTCTGCCCATACGCCCCGTACGAGCTATGTAATTTTCATTGGCGTAATTGGCGGTATGGATAACTACTGCACGTTTGGCTAAGTTACTATTATAGCCTTTTTCATCGCCGTACAACATTAGGCTAAATCCTTTACTACCGATGTAAGTGGCACCTGTAATGTAAAAGCCTATACTACTTTTGTTAGATTCCATTGCATCTGAAAAAGAGGAGGACTTTATTTCTCCACTATTTCTACCGTGTGCTACATAGGTGTAATACACTATTTTCATCTTCTCTAAGTCGATGGTATAAAAGCGCTTAGAGCTACTATCTTTTGTAAAATCAATAATAGAGAAGAGGTCTTTTTCGTTTAAGCGGTGTTGCTTTCTGAGAGATTGATAGCCTATATAAGCGTAGCGAAAAGCTTCGAAGCTAAGGTCGTATTGGGCGGCGTTTAGCTCGTTATACAAATCTTTAATGTTAAGTTCGACTTTTTTTAAGGCTAATAGTTTTTCTTTGCTAAGATGGGAGTTTTGGGCGTGTACGAAATACAAAAAACTGCTTAATACAAAAATAAGGAATAAGAAAAAATACTTTTTGTTCATAGTGTTGTTGTTCGAAACATTTTTTAATTGTTAAATAAGAATTCATTGCGGGTGCAAAGGTAGTATATTTTTTTTTACGTTGTATCAGAAAGGTGACACTTTAACATTTATTTAACACGTTTGAATAATTTCCACAATGCCCATAAGAAGTAGCGTAATAGCCTTTGTGACGGTTGATAGCAGTGTTTTTCAGCCACACCATAATGCAATAATTGTACCAAATAATGCCAATAATGCCAAAAATACCAGAAATTAGAAAATGAGCAAATGAGCAAATGAGCAAATGGGTAGTGATAAAAAAGGTTTTTTGACGGGTCTGACTTGTTGGACAAATTGGACTGGTCTGAGTTATCGGAGGAAAACGAAAAATATAAAAAGTGAGTTGGGAGGATTTTTGGTGAAAAAAGGGTGTAAGGAGGGTGGGGTTAGCTTATAGAGAGCTTATAGGAAGCTTATACGAATCTTGGACGATTGGTATAGAAAGGGTATATAAATAGTTGATTCATAATATAATACAGCGATGCAAAAAATGGTAAAAACGGGGTTTCGAGGCGAAAGAAAAGGAATCCTCACCCCGTTCACATACTCTCCTATTCGGAGACTTCTCCCAAGGAGAGGGGGAGTGTAGTGGCGGAAAAGCGGAGGAAACCTCCCCCTTTACACATACCCAGCTATCGCTGGCTACCTTCAAAGGGAGAAATGTGGCGAGTCCTTTATTCGGTAAGCCCCCGAACCCCCGAAGGGGGACAAGCTGGAAAAGGAGACAAACCTCCCTCCTTACACATACTCCACTATAACGGGCTTCCTCGATGAGGGGGTGTGTGGTGACTGGGAAGCGAAAGAAACCTCCCCCTAGCCCCCTCCAAAGGGGGAATGTAGTGACGGAAAAGGGGAGAAATGACGAATGACAAGTGACGAATGACGAAGGCGGACTTCCGTTCAAAAAGGGAGATAACATCCCCCTACCCCCTTCAAAGGGGGAATGTAGTGACGGAAAAGGGGAGAAATGACGAAGGCGCAATAAAGATAAAGCGAAGACACAATGAAGATAAAGTGAAGGCGCAATGAAGATAAAGCGGGGGTAAGATGAAGGAGGAAAGAAGCTATTTTAGTGTGTTTGGGTATTTTTTCAGTATATCTTTTTTTGCTTTTCAATTTTATTCGTATCTTTGCACGCTAAGTCAGCAGTAAAGAACTCATTCTATCAAAAGATTACGAAAAATACTTGTCCGTTTCTTTCTTATAACCCTTGTGTTACTTGGGGTTACGGCTCTGCTTTTGACCTTACCCGCCACCCAAACCTTCATCGCTAAAAAGGTGGTGAACTACTTGAATGAAGATTTTGATATCGACCTGAATATAGAGCGCATACATCTGAAAATCAACGGTGATGTGGATATCAAGCGAGTGCTTATTCGCGACCACAAGCAAGATACGCTTATTTCGGCAAAGAAACTTACGACTTCTATTTTAGACTTTAAACAGCTGTTTGACGGTAATTTGTACTTTGGACACATAAAGGGTGATAGTCTCATTTTCAATATGAAAACCCATAAGGGTGATACTTTGTCTAACCTGGACGTGTTTGTAAACAAATTCGATTCGGGTGAACCCAGCACGAGCAAGTTTGTGATGAAGGCAAAAAGCATCAAGCTAAAAGACAGCTATTGCCGTATTTCGGACGAGAATAACGCTAACCCTTCTATCTTGAAAGTAGACCATCTGAACACTAAGCTAAATGACTTTAAAATCTTGGGTAGCAAAGTGTTTTTTGAGATGCAAGAAGGGAACTTCCGCTTTGATGACAAACTGAATGTTACCCACCTAAATACACAGTTCAGCTATACCGATAGCTTGATGCAAGCCAAGGATTTGCGACTGCAAACGGCATTGACGGACATTCAGGGTACTATAACGATGTTCTCTCACAACGG is from Capnocytophaga ochracea DSM 7271 and encodes:
- a CDS encoding sensor histidine kinase, giving the protein MKISLKNYTLRYLTLTFLLILAVWAAVFYAYILDEVYDNIDDGLKDKKTLIIQNILRHPELLKINEFGIEDFRVYPSQDDFSDHNILSNAFFYMPFDDEDEPYRVLKTSFYDRDMNPYTLEIRTSTVEKDDLLFNLAIALGVLYVVLVLSMYLVNLLVINKIWKPFKGILTAIRQYEVGNKTKLQPIVTDVIEFNVLHDNIQQMWQRNEVVFEEQKVFIENASHELQTPLAITLNKLELLADDPSLTEKQLVQLSEVKQSLMRMTHLNKSLLMLTRIENHQYKQAESISFQALTATIIEDLSDLIAFKELKITVKEDSDFQVEMNKDLATVFVSNLLRNAIKYTEKGREIQVRLEENCFQVKNTAKDGIRLHPNKIFQRFHKGQQDATSTGLGLAIVKSIADSYQLQVKYSFEEEMHCFTLKKK
- a CDS encoding exodeoxyribonuclease III — encoded protein: MKIISYNVNGIRAALTKGFAEWLKSANPDVLCLQEIKATEDQIPTEVFSELGYKYQYYHSAEKKGYSGVAILSKIEPKHVEIGTGIDYMDKEGRVLRADFETLSVMSLYLPSGTNPDRLDFKLTFMADFKKYIDKLKQKVPNLVICGDYNICHEAIDIHDPIRNANVSGFLPIEREWLDKFMKSGFIDSFRYFHKEAHQYSWWSYRANARNNNKGWRIDYHLVSAPLENRMERALILPEAKHSDHCPILLMVND
- the deoC gene encoding deoxyribose-phosphate aldolase, whose protein sequence is MELNKLIDHTLLKATATIADIETLCKEAVEYDFYSVCVNSCYVTTAKKFLAGTDIKVCSVVGFPLGAMSAKAKYFETGEALSDGADEIDMVLNVGLLKSGEVNKALDEIISLKRCVGENRVLKVILETCYLTDEEKRLACRMALDAKADFVKTSTGFGSGGATLADVKLMKECVQDKAKIKASGGIRDYETAMQYVNLGVQRIGTSNGIAILKGEKGTGY
- the gyrB gene encoding DNA topoisomerase (ATP-hydrolyzing) subunit B; protein product: MAEELYNEQQNSAEYSADNIQSLEGMEHVRMRPSMYIGDVGTRGLHHLVYEVLDNSIDEALAGYCDTISVTINEDNSITVEDNGRGIPVDVHKKEGVSALQVVMTKIGAGGKFDKGSYKVSGGLHGVGVSCVNALSDHLTATVYRDGKIWQQEYQRGVAMYPVKQVGNTDKRGTKVTFHPDEVIFEQTIEYKYDTLAARIRELAYLNKGITITLTDLRNKDEKGNFITEKFYSQNGLKEFVKFLDGNRMPIIGNVIAMDGEKNGIPVEVAMIYNDSYNENLHSYVNNINTSEGGTHLQGFRMGLTRTLKAYADKSGLLEKMSKDKKNPVEIEGDDFREGLTAVISVKVAEPQFEGQTKTKLGNREVTSAVSQAVGQMLEDYLEENPNDAKTIVEKVILAAQARQAARKAREMVQRKSVMSGGGLPGKLADCSEEDPEKCELFLVEGDSAGGTAKQGRNKDIQAILPLRGKILNVEKAMQHKVFDSDEIKNIYTALGVTVGTEEDAKALNLSKLRYHKVIIMCDADVDGSHITTLILTFFFRYMRELIENGHVYIATPPLYLVKSKNSKREEYAWNDKQRDALSAEMGNVNIQRYKGLGEMNDHQLWDTTMNPEHRTLRQVTIDNATEADRVFSMLMGDEVPPRREFIEKNAKYAKIDA
- the hemC gene encoding hydroxymethylbilane synthase codes for the protein MNTIRIGTRDSELALWQAKTVQNQLKTLGYPTEIVSTKSHGDIELSKPLYEMGVTGIFTKALDIALLNGEIDIAVHSMKDVPTALPEGIAVGAVLKRGNPHDVLVYKGDLSFLEAEIATIATSSLRRKAQWLHRYPHHNIESLRGNVNTRLQKLTDNPWNGAIFAAAGLERINKLPEKHLVLDWMLPAPAQGAIVVVVREDNVALQKKLLPLHDDYTYIATQLERDFLRALEGGCTAPIGAFAEFKDDKLYFKGGLWSEDGKEASVIDEVLTQIDEYTGEKLATMIKG
- a CDS encoding dimethylarginine dimethylaminohydrolase family protein gives rise to the protein MLKLHITNETDQLETVILGTATSNGPTPKLEEAYDPKSAEHIKAGTYPIEKDMVAEMDAFCAVLQKYGVTVYRPEIITDCNQIFTRDIGFVIEDTFIKANILPDRQEEFQAIEYIVNQIDPKKVITPPADVHIEGGDVMPWNDHIFIGTYKGEDYKQQITARTNVAGVAFIQKLFPQKKVKEFDLVKSQTEARDNALHLDCCFQPIGKDKGIIYKGGFRCEADYQYLVDLFGKENLFHIEREEMYHMFSNIFSISPEVVVSEKNFTRLNNWLRSQGFTVEEIPYAEIAKQEGLLRCSTLPLSRCGN
- the hemA gene encoding glutamyl-tRNA reductase — protein: MTQPTISKNKTFYCIGLSYQKADATMRGMFSLTPENKDQLLSQAKSEGFEELLVISTCNRTELYGYAEHPFQLIQLLCENSNGSVDDFQKVGYVTKNKEAVHHLFEVGTGLDSQILGDFEIIGQIKQAFNLSRDKGLAKAFLERLMNSVINASKRIKNETALSSGAASVSFTAVQYIMQNIPEVSQKNILLFGVGKIGRNTCENLIKHTQNEHITLINRTREKAEQIAGKFNVIVKDFNELRNEISKADVLIVATGAATPTVYKDFINPAQPILILDLSIPKNVEEQVATLPNVTLLHMDELSKRKDEALERRKEAIPQALEIVEEVKEEFFQWLDNRKFAPTIKALKAKLESLKEAEMDFQRKKIENFNEQQAEMISNRIIQKITTQFVNHLKDTSSVDESISWVQEVFQLEV
- a CDS encoding murein L,D-transpeptidase catalytic domain family protein, whose product is MNKKYFFLFLIFVLSSFLYFVHAQNSHLSKEKLLALKKVELNIKDLYNELNAAQYDLSFEAFRYAYIGYQSLRKQHRLNEKDLFSIIDFTKDSSSKRFYTIDLEKMKIVYYTYVAHGRNSGEIKSSSFSDAMESNKSSIGFYITGATYIGSKGFSLMLYGDEKGYNSNLAKRAVVIHTANYANENYIARTGRMGRSLGCPVLPENIYKQVIETIKEKTMIFAYYDDAKYLSSSKYLNVLKLIDNESVF
- a CDS encoding phosphinothricin acetyltransferase, translated to MWRVLYSVSPRTPEGGQAGKGDKPPSLHILHYNGLPR